The Spirosoma radiotolerans genome has a window encoding:
- the nudK gene encoding GDP-mannose pyrophosphatase NudK, which translates to MATERVQITEEKLLSDNWYILKRFTFNYLGKNGQWTTQQREAYDRGNGATILLHNPQTDTVILTRQFRLPTFVNGNPTGMLIETCAGLLDDEGPDDAIRRETEEETGYRIESVQKVMEAYMSPGSVTEKLFFYLAEYTADTERNAGGGIDEEEIDILELPVSQAYDMVTRGEIMDGKTIMLLQHLRLKQLSQN; encoded by the coding sequence ATGGCTACTGAACGCGTCCAAATAACCGAAGAGAAGTTACTGTCCGATAACTGGTATATTCTAAAACGATTCACGTTTAATTACCTTGGTAAAAATGGACAGTGGACAACCCAGCAACGGGAAGCCTATGATCGGGGAAACGGCGCTACGATTCTGCTTCACAACCCGCAAACCGACACGGTTATTCTGACCCGCCAATTTCGATTGCCAACTTTCGTAAACGGTAATCCCACGGGTATGCTCATTGAAACCTGCGCGGGACTGCTCGACGATGAAGGCCCCGACGATGCCATCCGGCGGGAAACGGAGGAGGAAACCGGTTATCGGATTGAATCAGTACAGAAAGTGATGGAAGCCTACATGAGTCCCGGTTCGGTAACGGAGAAACTGTTCTTTTACCTGGCGGAGTACACCGCTGACACCGAACGCAATGCCGGGGGCGGCATCGACGAGGAGGAGATTGATATTTTAGAGCTCCCCGTTAGCCAGGCATACGACATGGTAACGCGTGGTGAGATCATGGATGGCAAAACGATCATGCTGTTACAACACCTGCGGCTAAAACAGTTGAGTCAGAATTGA
- a CDS encoding DeoR/GlpR family DNA-binding transcription regulator, protein MNFQNRKQLIVQTVDERGSVDVRELAELLQTSEMTVRRDLVQLAASGLLYRTRGGAMKVSLATDQFRFANKTAVNADRKDYICQLAAQDVQEGDILFMDCGSTVFRLCPFIRNKRITVITNSLPVVAELMSSDVTVNLVGGEVDKERQAVHGLMAEEHIARYRANRAFIGVDGISLQHGLSANSEKEASTATAMARQTEKVYLLCDSSKLETDKYLYFAPLSLFDVLITDTEAKPDVVAAYRKAGIRLIN, encoded by the coding sequence ATGAATTTCCAAAACAGGAAGCAACTAATTGTACAAACGGTCGATGAGCGAGGGTCCGTTGATGTGCGGGAGTTGGCCGAACTTTTACAAACATCGGAGATGACCGTCCGGCGCGATTTGGTTCAACTGGCGGCTTCCGGCCTGCTTTACCGGACACGCGGTGGGGCCATGAAAGTGAGCCTCGCTACCGATCAATTCCGGTTCGCCAATAAAACGGCCGTGAACGCCGACCGTAAAGATTACATCTGCCAGCTAGCCGCACAGGACGTTCAGGAAGGCGATATCCTTTTTATGGATTGCGGCAGTACCGTATTTCGCCTGTGCCCGTTCATTCGCAACAAACGCATCACGGTAATAACCAACTCACTACCAGTGGTGGCCGAGTTAATGTCTTCCGACGTAACGGTTAATCTGGTCGGTGGTGAGGTAGACAAAGAACGGCAGGCGGTTCATGGACTCATGGCTGAAGAGCACATAGCCCGTTACCGGGCCAACCGGGCATTTATTGGCGTCGATGGCATTTCACTCCAGCACGGACTAAGTGCCAACAGCGAGAAAGAGGCCAGCACAGCCACAGCTATGGCCCGGCAAACGGAAAAAGTTTACCTACTCTGTGACTCCTCGAAATTAGAAACCGACAAATACCTCTATTTTGCGCCTTTAAGCCTATTCGACGTGCTCATTACCGATACTGAGGCCAAGCCGGACGTTGTAGCGGCTTACCGAAAGGCCGGTATCAGGCTGATTAACTAA
- a CDS encoding hydantoinase B/oxoprolinase family protein encodes MYQIWIDTGGTFTDGLAQDPNGILHRAKVLSSSRLRGQLIDGKLVAPWLTAPIFDGYYLRVVDTDELYTIESLGVDGTVVCTADKMPEYHATVELFTNEEAPVLAARLLTKTPVNQPFPPLTMRLGTTKGTNALLERKGGRVALLVTKGFTDVLKIGTQQRPNLFQLAIPPADVLYDSVWEVTERIAANGQVLTPLSDQTIADLIEHLRQSKPDAIAISLLNAYRNPVHEQQLNQALTAAGFSYITLSTAVSTAPQYVARTQTAVVDAYLTPVMRSYLDNVQRQLGGQEVRIMTSSGGLVRADLFQPKDSLLSGPAGGVIGASVVSDSLWQSEGNNTDSQRLSGTLTLDMGGTSTDVARIQGGLDYRFSTKIGHFDLQLPSLAIETVAAGGGSICWFDGTQLRVGPHSAGANPGPACYGVAVPGQAPLLTITDVNLLLGKLDPKQFGIPVFPAKAQEALAAIVRQVDATGTPASAIDLLRGFEHIANETMTGAIRKISVARGFDPKEYSLLVFGGAGGLHGCAIARLLGMERLILPFDGGLLSAYGIGQAQIERMSAQSILQPLSVIEPELPGIRQQLIDSATQTLQQDVGTETTIQVKAVSIFLRLMGQEATVEVPFSDQLATDFEQKYQHLYGHFPTNANGHPRPIEVESIRALASTVTEKLPTNGSPISHRHAVPVGYSTQFSGEAYPTYDWTQLQEGDTFRGPALLLNTTSSAFIESGWRLVVQANKNALIDYVADVEEPGEIAANEVIQLELFTQRFRAIAEEMGAQLQRTAFSVNVKERLDFSCALLDANAELVANAPHIPVHLGSLGVCARLVRNKIALKPGDVVITNHPKYGGSHLPDVTLLSGVFTDATPSEPPQLIGYVINRAHHAEIGGKVPGSMPPDAVSLVEEGVVLEPMYVVKAGEFLWKNTETTLGLSTYFTDGPYPTRALAENQADIEAALASLKAGETALKALTRQYGLSTVHHYMTRLKQAATDAILSVLQPLDEQEFTAQESLDDGHAIHVRIRVANGRVAFDFSGTSGVHPNNLNANISILYSAVLYVLRLWCAKDIPLNEGLMAPVDLILPESSFLNPIFPDSPSACPAVVGGNTEVSQRLVDTLLKALRLAGCSQGTMNNFLFGKSTLPNPFGYYETIGGGAGATIGAHGRSAVHQHMTNTKLTDPEEFERRYPVRLHEFSIRTGSGGHGQWRGGDGIIRDIEFLEPVQATLLSQHRVVAPYSLNGGEAGLTGRQTLLYADGRQEDLSGIFTRAMQPGERIRIETPGGGGAGYVHHKSDQT; translated from the coding sequence ATGTACCAAATCTGGATTGATACCGGCGGCACCTTCACCGATGGCCTCGCCCAAGACCCCAACGGAATCCTACACCGCGCCAAAGTACTGAGCAGCAGCCGCCTACGGGGACAGCTCATTGATGGCAAACTGGTAGCGCCCTGGCTCACCGCTCCGATTTTTGATGGTTATTATCTTCGTGTTGTCGACACGGACGAACTGTACACGATTGAATCGCTGGGTGTGGATGGAACAGTGGTGTGTACTGCAGACAAGATGCCGGAATACCACGCCACCGTCGAGCTATTCACAAATGAAGAAGCTCCCGTTTTGGCGGCTCGCTTACTCACAAAGACACCCGTTAATCAACCCTTTCCGCCCTTAACCATGCGGCTAGGTACGACGAAAGGGACGAACGCTTTACTCGAACGAAAAGGAGGACGGGTAGCGCTGCTCGTGACGAAGGGGTTTACCGATGTGCTCAAAATCGGGACGCAGCAACGGCCCAATCTCTTTCAACTGGCCATTCCACCCGCCGACGTGCTGTATGATTCGGTATGGGAAGTGACGGAGCGCATAGCCGCCAACGGTCAGGTGTTGACGCCTTTATCCGACCAAACCATTGCCGACCTGATCGAACATTTGCGCCAGAGCAAGCCCGATGCCATCGCCATTTCGCTCCTGAACGCCTACCGAAATCCAGTCCATGAACAGCAACTTAATCAGGCACTAACCGCAGCGGGATTCTCTTACATTACCCTGTCGACTGCCGTATCAACGGCTCCGCAGTATGTGGCCCGCACGCAAACGGCAGTCGTGGATGCTTACCTGACACCCGTTATGCGTTCGTATTTAGACAATGTGCAACGCCAGCTTGGCGGCCAGGAAGTCCGGATTATGACTAGTTCGGGAGGTCTTGTACGAGCCGATTTGTTTCAGCCTAAAGACAGCTTACTCAGCGGACCGGCAGGCGGTGTCATTGGAGCCTCTGTGGTATCCGATAGCCTCTGGCAGTCGGAGGGCAATAACACCGACAGCCAGAGGCTATCGGGTACATTAACGCTGGACATGGGTGGGACCAGCACGGATGTGGCCCGAATTCAGGGCGGTTTAGATTATCGGTTCTCGACGAAAATCGGCCACTTTGATTTACAATTGCCTTCCCTGGCCATTGAAACCGTGGCCGCCGGGGGCGGGTCGATCTGCTGGTTCGATGGAACACAATTACGGGTTGGTCCGCATAGCGCAGGCGCCAATCCCGGCCCGGCCTGTTATGGCGTAGCTGTTCCGGGCCAAGCCCCCCTGCTGACCATTACGGATGTCAATCTGTTACTAGGCAAATTAGACCCTAAACAGTTTGGCATTCCTGTTTTTCCGGCCAAAGCACAGGAAGCCCTGGCGGCTATTGTTCGGCAAGTTGACGCAACAGGCACGCCTGCCTCTGCTATTGACTTGCTGCGTGGCTTCGAGCACATTGCCAATGAAACCATGACCGGTGCCATCCGGAAAATTTCGGTAGCTCGCGGGTTCGATCCCAAAGAGTATAGTTTGCTTGTGTTTGGGGGCGCCGGTGGTTTGCACGGATGTGCTATTGCCCGGTTATTAGGCATGGAGCGGCTCATTCTGCCCTTCGATGGGGGCCTGTTAAGTGCCTATGGCATCGGCCAGGCCCAAATTGAACGGATGTCCGCCCAGTCGATCCTGCAACCGCTGTCGGTCATTGAGCCTGAACTTCCCGGCATCCGCCAGCAGCTTATTGACTCAGCCACCCAGACACTGCAGCAGGATGTTGGTACGGAAACGACGATCCAGGTAAAAGCGGTTTCGATATTCCTGCGGCTGATGGGCCAGGAAGCCACGGTTGAAGTTCCCTTCAGTGATCAGTTAGCGACTGATTTCGAGCAGAAATACCAGCATTTGTATGGCCACTTTCCAACCAACGCCAATGGGCACCCGCGACCGATCGAAGTCGAAAGCATACGGGCTCTGGCCAGCACGGTTACCGAAAAATTACCGACAAACGGATCGCCTATAAGCCACCGGCACGCGGTTCCGGTCGGCTACTCAACACAGTTTAGCGGGGAAGCCTACCCAACCTACGACTGGACACAATTGCAGGAAGGCGATACCTTTCGCGGGCCGGCTTTGCTCCTGAACACGACCTCGTCGGCATTCATCGAATCGGGCTGGCGACTGGTTGTGCAGGCCAACAAAAACGCCCTTATCGACTACGTTGCCGATGTAGAAGAGCCCGGAGAAATAGCCGCCAACGAAGTCATTCAACTGGAATTGTTCACCCAGCGCTTCCGGGCCATTGCCGAAGAAATGGGCGCTCAGTTGCAGCGGACCGCCTTTTCGGTGAATGTGAAGGAACGGCTCGATTTTTCCTGTGCCTTGCTCGATGCCAACGCCGAACTGGTCGCCAATGCGCCCCATATTCCGGTACACCTGGGCAGCCTGGGCGTTTGCGCACGGCTGGTACGAAATAAAATAGCCCTTAAACCGGGCGATGTGGTCATCACCAATCACCCGAAATACGGCGGGTCTCACCTCCCCGACGTAACCCTACTTAGCGGTGTGTTTACGGACGCAACACCAAGCGAACCGCCCCAACTGATCGGTTATGTGATCAACCGCGCTCACCATGCCGAAATTGGTGGCAAAGTGCCGGGCTCCATGCCACCCGATGCCGTTTCGCTGGTTGAAGAAGGCGTTGTTCTGGAACCGATGTACGTGGTTAAAGCGGGTGAGTTTTTATGGAAAAATACCGAAACGACCCTTGGCTTATCGACTTATTTTACGGATGGCCCTTACCCTACCCGCGCCCTAGCCGAAAATCAGGCCGATATTGAAGCCGCGCTGGCATCGCTCAAAGCAGGCGAAACGGCGCTCAAGGCATTAACCCGGCAATACGGCCTTTCGACCGTCCACCATTACATGACACGGCTGAAACAAGCCGCCACCGACGCGATATTATCTGTATTGCAACCGCTGGATGAGCAGGAGTTTACGGCGCAGGAATCGCTCGACGACGGCCATGCCATTCATGTACGGATCCGTGTGGCCAACGGGCGGGTTGCGTTTGATTTTTCAGGCACTTCGGGCGTTCACCCTAACAACCTAAACGCCAATATCTCGATTCTGTACAGTGCCGTGCTGTATGTGCTTCGGCTTTGGTGCGCTAAAGATATTCCATTGAATGAAGGCTTAATGGCTCCCGTCGACCTGATTCTCCCGGAATCCTCCTTTCTGAATCCGATTTTTCCGGACTCACCGTCGGCCTGCCCGGCTGTAGTGGGTGGCAATACCGAAGTTAGCCAGCGGCTGGTCGATACATTGCTGAAGGCGTTACGGTTGGCCGGCTGTAGTCAGGGCACCATGAATAATTTCCTGTTCGGAAAATCAACATTGCCAAATCCCTTTGGCTATTACGAAACCATTGGCGGGGGCGCAGGCGCCACAATTGGGGCGCATGGTCGCTCGGCGGTACACCAGCACATGACCAATACTAAGCTGACCGATCCCGAAGAGTTCGAGCGTCGCTACCCGGTAAGGCTTCATGAATTCAGTATCCGTACTGGTTCCGGGGGTCATGGTCAATGGCGCGGGGGCGATGGCATCATTCGGGACATCGAGTTTCTGGAACCCGTACAGGCCACCCTCCTTAGCCAGCACCGGGTCGTGGCTCCGTATAGCCTGAACGGTGGCGAAGCGGGCCTAACGGGTCGCCAAACCTTGCTTTATGCCGATGGTCGGCAGGAAGATCTATCTGGCATTTTTACCCGCGCCATGCAACCGGGCGAACGCATCCGGATCGAAACACCAGGGGGCGGTGGAGCGGGTTATGTTCATCATAAAAGTGATCAGACCTGA
- a CDS encoding sugar phosphate isomerase/epimerase family protein yields MPASRRQFLTSATALAGASLLGESQFAQAQLATKSLPVACNSYTWLTFYQRQGKTWMADPDASLAELAQSGITAYEPGVNSAEEVTKLVPLLSKHKLVMHSLYVNSTLHRADEAQKSIDSVLAIADAAKPAGTSIFVTNPSPIKWGTNDDKSDAELIEQARNLDQLGAELRKRGITLAYHTHAPEHRQAAREFHHMLLATDPKHVSLCLDAHWVYRGSGNSQVALFDVVKLYGSRITEVHIRQSKNGIWQETFGDGDIDYQRLANTLKALNSKPNLVLEQCLEKDSPNTIGPVDAHKQDLAQVKRVFAGLIG; encoded by the coding sequence ATGCCCGCTTCCCGACGCCAGTTTCTAACCTCCGCTACGGCCCTCGCCGGGGCTTCCCTCCTGGGTGAAAGCCAGTTTGCACAGGCGCAGTTGGCCACGAAATCGTTGCCGGTTGCCTGCAACTCCTACACATGGCTCACGTTCTACCAGCGGCAGGGGAAAACCTGGATGGCCGATCCCGATGCGTCGCTGGCCGAACTGGCCCAATCGGGTATTACGGCGTATGAACCGGGGGTAAATTCGGCCGAAGAGGTTACGAAACTCGTGCCCCTGCTGAGCAAACACAAGCTGGTCATGCACTCGCTCTATGTAAACAGCACCTTGCACAGGGCCGATGAAGCGCAGAAATCCATCGACTCGGTACTGGCCATTGCGGATGCTGCCAAACCCGCCGGAACGTCTATTTTTGTCACGAACCCAAGCCCCATCAAATGGGGGACCAACGACGATAAATCGGATGCCGAACTCATAGAACAGGCTCGTAATCTGGACCAGCTCGGGGCTGAACTGCGCAAACGCGGCATTACGCTTGCCTACCACACGCACGCCCCCGAACACCGGCAGGCCGCCCGCGAATTTCATCACATGCTGCTGGCCACTGACCCAAAACACGTATCGCTTTGCCTGGATGCGCATTGGGTCTATCGGGGATCAGGAAATTCGCAGGTAGCCCTGTTCGATGTCGTTAAGCTATACGGCAGCCGAATCACGGAAGTACACATCCGGCAATCGAAAAACGGCATCTGGCAGGAAACGTTCGGCGATGGCGACATTGACTACCAGCGCCTTGCCAATACCTTAAAAGCCCTGAACAGTAAGCCGAATCTGGTGCTGGAACAATGCCTGGAGAAAGACTCACCCAACACCATAGGGCCCGTCGACGCCCACAAACAGGATCTGGCCCAGGTAAAGCGCGTCTTTGCCGGGTTGATCGGCTAG
- a CDS encoding Dps family protein: protein MQPNIGLEKDVLKQDNVLLNDFLSDLHVLYIKTRKYHWNVAGPNFMEYHKFFESQYKAIEAEIDEVAERIRQLGGTPLATMAEFIHNTSLKEDSGKPKDTADMFRNLLSDHEQIVRELREDVEKCDDELKDAGTADFLTGLMEAHEAMAWMLRKYLS, encoded by the coding sequence ATGCAACCCAATATTGGCCTCGAAAAAGACGTCCTCAAACAGGACAATGTACTTTTAAATGATTTCCTGTCTGACCTGCACGTCTTATACATTAAGACCCGTAAATACCACTGGAATGTTGCCGGGCCGAACTTTATGGAATACCATAAATTCTTCGAGTCTCAGTATAAAGCCATTGAAGCCGAAATTGATGAAGTCGCTGAACGTATCCGGCAGTTAGGCGGTACACCCCTGGCAACAATGGCCGAATTTATTCATAACACGAGTCTCAAAGAAGATTCTGGCAAGCCCAAAGACACAGCGGATATGTTCAGAAACCTATTGTCTGACCATGAGCAAATCGTTCGTGAACTGCGCGAAGACGTAGAAAAGTGCGACGACGAGTTGAAAGACGCGGGTACCGCCGACTTCCTGACGGGTCTTATGGAAGCCCACGAAGCGATGGCCTGGATGCTGCGGAAATACCTTTCCTAA
- a CDS encoding Nramp family divalent metal transporter: MPKVLSLRSGLGSVLFWSVISAAFIGPGSVTACAIAGSTYGLQLLWVLTFSTLGTVWLQEAAARITIATGNDLGQVIVQTYAGPRGRRIAWALFLAIFLGCAAYQAGNILGAVSGLALLTGFPVPLLTIVVGLVCVVLLWVGSTQGLANMLGLVVFAMGGAFLYVAFGTPVTPASLASALVTPAVPSGSLLLINGLIGTTIVPYNLFFGSSIVPTSGDSATGESNGQSLGEMKLGIWVAVILGGIISVVLLLAGLLIPNDFSYAHMAQVMTSRIGPWAGSLFAFGLFAAGFASSLTAPLAASVTAHSLLGVPKNSLTYRAIWLIVLTTGLVFGLLNVTPIPVIVAVQAINGILLPFVTVFLFLAVNNKSLLGDKYCNTLWQNIAMGSVVLVTAVFGLWNVWLAIQAI; encoded by the coding sequence GTGCCTAAAGTACTTTCTCTTCGCTCAGGTCTCGGCAGTGTTTTATTCTGGTCGGTTATTTCGGCTGCATTTATTGGCCCCGGTTCGGTGACGGCCTGTGCTATTGCCGGTTCAACTTATGGACTTCAACTCCTTTGGGTTCTCACCTTCTCTACCCTGGGCACTGTCTGGTTGCAGGAGGCCGCTGCCCGAATTACTATCGCTACTGGCAATGATTTAGGCCAGGTTATTGTCCAGACCTATGCCGGTCCTCGCGGACGACGAATCGCCTGGGCGTTGTTTCTGGCTATTTTTCTGGGCTGTGCCGCTTATCAGGCAGGCAATATTCTCGGGGCTGTATCTGGCCTTGCCCTGTTAACGGGCTTTCCCGTTCCGCTCTTGACGATTGTTGTTGGGCTGGTGTGTGTCGTACTCTTATGGGTCGGCTCCACGCAGGGATTGGCGAATATGCTTGGCCTGGTCGTTTTTGCTATGGGCGGAGCCTTCCTCTACGTTGCCTTCGGGACGCCCGTTACACCCGCAAGTCTGGCTAGTGCGCTGGTTACGCCCGCCGTACCTTCGGGCTCTCTGCTGCTGATTAACGGCCTCATTGGGACAACAATTGTGCCTTACAATCTTTTCTTCGGATCAAGCATCGTGCCAACGTCCGGTGATTCGGCAACTGGAGAATCCAATGGGCAGTCGTTGGGCGAAATGAAGTTGGGCATTTGGGTAGCCGTTATCCTGGGCGGCATCATTTCGGTGGTGTTGCTCTTGGCAGGTCTTCTCATTCCCAATGACTTTTCTTACGCACACATGGCACAGGTAATGACCAGCCGAATTGGTCCCTGGGCAGGGTCGCTGTTTGCCTTTGGCCTCTTTGCCGCCGGCTTTGCATCCTCGCTCACAGCACCATTGGCAGCATCCGTAACGGCACACAGTTTACTTGGCGTTCCGAAAAACTCGCTTACCTACCGGGCCATCTGGCTCATTGTGCTAACGACAGGGCTGGTGTTCGGGTTGTTAAACGTTACACCGATTCCGGTCATCGTTGCCGTACAGGCGATCAATGGCATACTCCTCCCGTTCGTGACGGTGTTTTTGTTTCTGGCCGTCAATAATAAATCTTTGCTTGGCGATAAATACTGTAATACCCTTTGGCAAAATATAGCCATGGGCAGCGTTGTGCTTGTTACGGCCGTTTTTGGTCTCTGGAACGTCTGGCTGGCTATTCAGGCAATCTAG
- a CDS encoding phosphonate degradation HD-domain oxygenase, whose product METIATLFAQGGQDAYFGEPVTQLEHALQCALLAEQAGADEETVVAAFLHDIGHLLPPAMADGYMDGYGTVDHERLGADYLRNLGFSEKVAQLIEHHVNAKRYLVFKNPKYFARLSEASLKTLEFQGGPMTQEEAADFEANPYFKGILQMRTWDEQAKIPGLPTPGIAYYLTIANRNHN is encoded by the coding sequence ATGGAAACGATTGCTACTCTCTTTGCCCAAGGTGGGCAGGATGCTTATTTTGGCGAACCCGTAACCCAGTTGGAGCATGCTTTGCAATGCGCCTTGTTGGCCGAGCAGGCTGGCGCTGATGAAGAAACGGTTGTAGCAGCCTTCCTGCACGATATTGGTCATCTGCTTCCACCAGCCATGGCCGATGGGTACATGGATGGCTACGGCACAGTCGACCACGAACGGCTGGGAGCCGATTATCTTCGTAATCTTGGCTTTTCGGAAAAAGTAGCCCAATTGATTGAGCACCATGTGAATGCCAAGCGCTATCTGGTATTCAAAAATCCGAAGTACTTCGCCCGGTTGTCGGAAGCCAGTTTGAAAACGCTGGAATTTCAGGGTGGACCGATGACGCAGGAAGAAGCCGCCGATTTTGAAGCTAATCCTTACTTCAAAGGCATTTTGCAAATGCGCACCTGGGATGAGCAAGCCAAAATTCCGGGCTTGCCAACGCCCGGTATAGCTTACTATTTAACCATAGCCAATCGAAATCACAACTGA
- a CDS encoding SusD/RagB family nutrient-binding outer membrane lipoprotein, which yields MKLNQLVIVSLTALGLMLSGCEKPFDELEQDPNRPTSAPASLVFNGVLNDMYSVAGGGAWNDAQRWDQFYASNYNYYATNDYAWTATSLYYTTLKNVVKMEQEAKKAGLPDVNAYSALGKFFRAYYFENMTKRVGDIPLTDALQGLDNPTPKYNTQKEVYVQILKWLDDANADLTTLIAKSDNNLTGDIYLGNNLAKWQKTVNTYKLRVLVSLSKKEADTELNVKARFAEVLANPTKFPVMASMDDNLQYVYNSSFNKYNRNPDNFGQNATRENMSATYLGTLTTLKDPRTFVVAEPATAKVAAGAKPTDFAAFVGASSGEDLAIMSSNANQGLYSFQNRKRYYSTYTAEPYIIIGYPELQFTIAEGINRGWAGGTAEDYYKKGIQASWGFYGLTDGANTVYFSADGGYKVFNAYTVNVSFADYYAQAAVNYAGNTTTGLNQILTQKYLAFFQQSGMEAFYNQRRTGVPTFLVGPGTGNSQRIPVRWQYPSTERSYNTTNNAAAVTSQYAGNDDINAAMWILK from the coding sequence ATGAAACTCAATCAACTCGTTATCGTCTCGCTAACGGCTCTTGGCCTGATGCTCTCAGGCTGCGAAAAGCCATTTGATGAACTGGAGCAGGACCCGAACCGGCCGACGAGCGCCCCGGCTTCGCTGGTTTTCAATGGTGTATTAAACGACATGTATAGTGTGGCGGGTGGGGGTGCCTGGAATGATGCACAACGGTGGGATCAGTTTTACGCCAGCAACTACAACTACTACGCAACCAATGATTACGCCTGGACAGCCACCAGCCTCTATTACACAACCCTGAAAAACGTTGTGAAGATGGAGCAGGAAGCCAAGAAAGCGGGTTTACCGGACGTAAACGCCTATTCGGCGCTGGGTAAGTTTTTTCGGGCGTATTATTTCGAAAATATGACCAAGCGCGTGGGCGATATTCCCCTGACCGATGCATTGCAGGGACTGGATAACCCGACGCCAAAATACAATACGCAGAAGGAAGTTTATGTACAGATTCTGAAATGGCTCGACGATGCCAATGCCGACTTAACCACTCTGATTGCCAAAAGCGATAACAACCTGACGGGCGATATTTACCTCGGCAATAATCTGGCGAAATGGCAGAAAACGGTCAACACCTATAAGCTACGGGTGCTGGTGAGTTTGAGCAAGAAAGAGGCTGATACAGAGTTGAATGTAAAAGCCCGATTTGCCGAAGTATTGGCCAACCCGACCAAGTTTCCTGTGATGGCTTCGATGGACGATAACTTGCAATACGTTTATAATAGCTCGTTCAACAAGTACAATCGTAATCCGGATAATTTCGGGCAAAACGCCACGCGTGAAAACATGTCGGCCACATACCTGGGCACCCTGACCACGCTGAAAGATCCCCGGACATTTGTGGTGGCTGAACCCGCTACGGCAAAAGTCGCTGCGGGGGCGAAGCCAACGGATTTTGCTGCTTTTGTCGGCGCGTCGTCTGGCGAAGATTTGGCCATTATGTCTTCGAATGCCAACCAGGGCTTGTATTCATTCCAGAACCGGAAGCGCTATTACAGCACATACACTGCCGAACCGTATATCATCATCGGCTATCCGGAACTGCAATTTACCATTGCCGAAGGAATCAACCGGGGATGGGCCGGCGGTACAGCCGAAGATTATTACAAAAAAGGAATTCAGGCATCCTGGGGTTTTTATGGCCTGACAGATGGTGCCAACACCGTTTATTTCTCAGCCGATGGAGGCTATAAGGTGTTCAACGCCTATACCGTAAATGTCAGTTTCGCTGATTACTACGCGCAGGCTGCCGTAAACTACGCCGGCAATACAACAACTGGACTGAATCAGATTTTGACGCAAAAGTACCTTGCGTTTTTTCAGCAGTCGGGCATGGAAGCGTTTTATAACCAGCGTCGGACAGGTGTGCCTACATTTTTGGTAGGTCCCGGAACGGGCAATAGCCAGCGGATTCCGGTACGGTGGCAATATCCATCAACCGAACGGTCGTATAACACCACAAACAATGCCGCAGCCGTAACCAGTCAGTATGCCGGTAATGACGACATCAATGCGGCCATGTGGATATTGAAATAA